A part of Corynebacterium lactis RW2-5 genomic DNA contains:
- a CDS encoding helix-turn-helix domain-containing protein, with protein MSNNTATMTVPYRKASKAEAAVSDASLSVSTVESREPLLREALGETLRDIRTRCGLTLRELSEAAAISPGYLSELERGRKEVSSELLASVCAALGIAVSDLMVEAASAMALHAASPEMAAI; from the coding sequence ATGAGCAATAACACCGCAACTATGACTGTCCCTTACCGCAAGGCCTCAAAGGCTGAGGCGGCGGTTTCTGATGCTTCTCTCTCTGTCAGCACTGTCGAGTCTCGCGAGCCGCTGCTGCGCGAGGCGCTGGGGGAGACTCTGCGGGATATTAGAACTCGCTGTGGTTTGACTCTGCGGGAGCTGTCGGAGGCGGCGGCGATTAGCCCCGGTTACCTCTCGGAGCTGGAGCGCGGTCGTAAGGAAGTCTCCTCCGAGCTTCTGGCATCAGTGTGTGCGGCCTTGGGCATTGCTGTCTCTGATTTGATGGTGGAGGCTGCCAGTGCCATGGCACTACACGCGGCCAGCCCAGAGATGGCCGCGATTTAG
- a CDS encoding PspA/IM30 family protein — translation MANPFVKLWNYLMAAFDSKIEENADPKVQIQQAIEDAQRQHQELSQQAAAVIGNQRQLEMRLNRQLAEIEKLQGNTRQALQLADKARAEGDGAKATEYENAAEAFAAQLVTAEQSVEDLKALHDQSLQQAAQAKKAVERNSMQLQQKVAERTKLLSQLEQAKMQEKVSESLQSMNQLSSGNTPNLDQVRDKIERRYANALGQAELAQNSVQGRMAEVEAAGVQLAGHSRLEQIRAEMGSGNQLPGSAAPKSIQSGASPADPAVAERMRQLREGS, via the coding sequence ATGGCTAATCCTTTTGTGAAGCTGTGGAATTACTTGATGGCTGCATTCGATTCTAAGATCGAGGAAAATGCTGATCCGAAGGTGCAGATTCAGCAGGCTATTGAGGACGCACAGCGCCAGCACCAGGAGCTGTCGCAGCAGGCTGCCGCCGTTATCGGTAACCAGCGTCAGCTGGAGATGCGTTTGAACCGCCAGTTGGCGGAAATTGAAAAGTTGCAGGGCAACACTCGGCAGGCTTTGCAGTTGGCGGACAAGGCTCGCGCGGAAGGCGACGGGGCTAAGGCTACCGAGTACGAAAATGCCGCTGAGGCGTTTGCGGCCCAGCTCGTTACCGCTGAGCAGTCGGTTGAGGATCTCAAAGCTCTGCATGATCAGTCGCTGCAGCAGGCAGCTCAGGCCAAGAAGGCCGTCGAGCGCAACTCCATGCAGCTGCAGCAGAAGGTTGCGGAGCGTACCAAGCTCCTGAGCCAGCTGGAGCAGGCCAAGATGCAGGAGAAGGTCTCAGAGTCGCTCCAGTCTATGAACCAGCTCTCTAGCGGCAATACGCCGAACCTTGATCAGGTACGTGACAAGATTGAGCGTCGTTATGCGAATGCTCTGGGGCAGGCGGAGTTGGCACAGAACTCGGTCCAGGGGCGCATGGCCGAGGTCGAGGCCGCTGGCGTTCAGCTCGCCGGTCACTCCCGTCTGGAACAGATTCGTGCAGAGATGGGCTCGGGCAACCAGCTTCCTGGCTCGGCGGCTCCGAAGTCGATTCAATCTGGCGCCTCTCCGGCTGACCCCGCAGTGGCCGAGCGCATGCGTCAGCTGCGTGAGGGCAGCTAA
- a CDS encoding energy-coupling factor transporter transmembrane component T family protein, whose translation MIHPSNVPLGIYLNHSSIVHRLSVGWKMLAVTAFILAGAVLVDSWIGGAICMLIVAAAYVAARIPIAVALKQIAGALPLLLFLSVFLWWRGGFLAALTSFLTLLSAIMMAIVFTLTTRVTEVMDFLVNALQPFERFGVPVDTIALALSLTLRMIPLQVMAAAEVLEARKARGATASIVAFGVPVVVRTIGRARAMADALVARGVGE comes from the coding sequence ATGATTCATCCTTCGAACGTTCCGCTCGGCATCTACCTCAATCACTCATCGATAGTTCACCGACTGTCGGTTGGCTGGAAAATGCTCGCCGTGACCGCATTCATCCTGGCCGGTGCCGTTTTGGTTGATTCGTGGATCGGTGGCGCGATCTGCATGCTTATCGTCGCTGCTGCCTACGTTGCAGCAAGAATCCCGATTGCAGTGGCACTCAAACAGATCGCTGGGGCTCTTCCCCTGCTACTTTTTCTCAGCGTCTTCCTCTGGTGGAGAGGTGGCTTCCTAGCCGCACTGACTTCATTTTTGACTTTGCTATCCGCAATCATGATGGCTATAGTTTTCACACTAACGACGCGGGTTACTGAGGTCATGGATTTCCTCGTAAACGCCTTGCAACCGTTCGAAAGGTTCGGCGTTCCAGTCGACACGATTGCACTCGCACTATCACTCACACTGAGAATGATTCCACTCCAAGTAATGGCAGCGGCGGAAGTACTCGAGGCTAGGAAAGCCCGCGGCGCCACAGCATCCATCGTTGCCTTTGGTGTTCCGGTTGTCGTCCGGACAATTGGACGGGCGCGCGCGATGGCGGACGCACTGGTCGCCCGAGGCGTCGGCGAGTAA
- a CDS encoding energy-coupling factor ABC transporter ATP-binding protein, whose amino-acid sequence MPTITFDNVGATYSGREILRSISLELTEPRIGIIGENGGGKSTLARLINGLGTATEGKVYYNGTNVARHAKEVRKDVGFIFSDADNQIVMPTVAEDIAFSLRKQKLPKQERERRVMEVLSRFGLHNHADDSPHLLSGGQKQLLALASVLVLEPTTIIADEPTTLLDLRNRLHIRKVFAQLSQQIVVVTHDLNFIDDFDRIIRVQAGRIVDDGSPEEVIPRYESDMRAFADGADSDTNS is encoded by the coding sequence ATGCCCACTATTACCTTCGACAACGTAGGTGCGACATACTCGGGACGAGAAATTCTCCGCTCGATATCTTTGGAGCTCACTGAACCACGAATCGGAATTATCGGGGAAAATGGCGGCGGAAAGTCGACCCTTGCCCGCTTGATTAACGGACTGGGAACTGCGACCGAAGGCAAGGTCTATTACAACGGGACCAACGTTGCCCGGCACGCAAAGGAGGTCCGCAAAGATGTCGGTTTCATCTTCTCCGATGCCGACAACCAGATTGTTATGCCGACCGTCGCCGAAGACATCGCATTTTCTCTACGTAAACAGAAGCTTCCCAAGCAGGAACGCGAACGTCGAGTCATGGAAGTCCTGAGCCGCTTCGGACTACACAACCATGCCGACGACTCCCCTCACCTTCTCTCTGGCGGTCAAAAGCAACTGCTCGCCCTGGCCTCGGTTCTGGTGCTTGAGCCAACGACAATCATCGCGGATGAGCCGACCACACTACTGGACTTACGAAACCGCCTGCACATTCGCAAGGTATTTGCTCAGTTGAGCCAGCAAATTGTCGTGGTCACACATGATTTGAACTTCATCGACGACTTCGACCGAATCATTCGAGTTCAAGCGGGCCGCATAGTCGACGACGGCAGTCCCGAAGAAGTGATTCCCAGGTACGAATCCGATATGAGAGCCTTCGCAGATGGCGCCGATAGTGACACCAATAGTTAG